A section of the Enterococcus montenegrensis genome encodes:
- a CDS encoding PFL family protein — METNQILETIRMVEEENLDIRTITMGISLLDCISGDVKKTCDNIYQKITTKAFDLVKVGEDIETEFGIPIINKRISVTPISLIAAASGTKDCIPFAKTLDKAAIALGVNFIGGFSALVEKGYQGADEALIASIPEALKETQFVCSSVNIGSTRAGINMDAVKLMGETIKKTADASDMGCAKLVVFANAVEDNPFMAGAFHGVGEADCEINVGVSGPGVVKRALEKVKGESFDVVAETVKKTAFKITRMGQMVGQVASKRLGVPFGIVDLSLAPTPAVGDSVALILEEMGLESVGTHGTTAALALLNDAVKKGGVMACNHVGGLSGAFIPVSEDAGMIKAVENGLLNLEKLEAMTAICSVGLDMIAIPGDTTAETIAAMIADEAAIGVINHKTTAVRIIPAKGQKVGDMVEFGGLLGRAPVMKVNPAKSADFIARGGRIPAPIHSFKN; from the coding sequence ACAATATTTATCAAAAAATTACAACCAAAGCTTTCGACTTGGTAAAAGTAGGAGAAGATATTGAAACGGAATTTGGTATTCCTATTATCAATAAACGTATTTCTGTAACACCGATTTCACTGATTGCTGCTGCAAGTGGAACAAAAGATTGCATTCCTTTTGCAAAAACTTTAGATAAAGCAGCAATTGCTTTAGGTGTAAACTTTATTGGTGGCTTTTCAGCTTTAGTTGAAAAAGGCTATCAAGGTGCAGATGAGGCGCTGATTGCTTCAATTCCAGAGGCGCTAAAAGAAACGCAATTTGTTTGTTCTTCGGTTAATATCGGTTCTACCCGGGCGGGAATTAATATGGATGCAGTTAAATTAATGGGGGAAACAATCAAAAAAACTGCGGATGCTTCTGATATGGGGTGTGCCAAATTAGTTGTTTTTGCTAATGCAGTTGAGGATAATCCATTTATGGCTGGCGCCTTTCACGGCGTTGGTGAAGCTGATTGTGAGATTAATGTTGGTGTCAGTGGTCCCGGCGTTGTAAAACGAGCATTAGAAAAGGTGAAAGGCGAATCTTTTGATGTCGTAGCTGAAACTGTTAAGAAAACTGCTTTTAAAATTACGCGTATGGGTCAAATGGTCGGACAAGTTGCTTCAAAACGTTTAGGTGTACCCTTTGGTATTGTCGATTTGTCATTAGCCCCAACGCCTGCTGTAGGAGACAGCGTGGCTTTAATTTTAGAGGAAATGGGTTTGGAATCAGTTGGAACCCACGGCACAACTGCAGCTTTGGCACTTTTAAATGACGCTGTAAAAAAAGGTGGCGTTATGGCTTGTAATCATGTCGGTGGATTATCGGGTGCTTTTATTCCAGTTTCTGAAGATGCAGGGATGATTAAAGCTGTTGAAAACGGATTATTGAATTTAGAAAAATTAGAAGCAATGACGGCAATTTGTTCAGTTGGTTTAGATATGATTGCTATTCCTGGTGATACGACTGCTGAAACGATTGCGGCAATGATTGCCGATGAGGCAGCGATTGGCGTGATTAATCATAAGACCACTGCAGTTCGGATAATTCCAGCTAAAGGACAAAAAGTTGGAGACATGGTAGAATTTGGCGGCTTGTTGGGTCGTGCGCCAGTAATGAAAGTTAATCCGGCTAAAAGTGCTGATTTTATCGCGCGGGGCGGCCGTATTCCAGCCCCAATCCATTCATTTAAAAACTAA